One genomic window of Osmia bicornis bicornis chromosome 5, iOsmBic2.1, whole genome shotgun sequence includes the following:
- the LOC114871154 gene encoding uncharacterized protein LOC114871154 isoform X3, producing the protein MEGGDGPSAISSNPTAIKAAQEEMGRLDVLVCGQCHSVFHFIEEFQEHRTKEGACTQVSHFRENSNNEQKAQVWAFLLWKDSQIQQEGSDKDSTNSWKLYQKWCKMDTHIRDSWIAAGKTIQTFTKISNAKMQDAPRQNQISTNAEGKSVVVRKVIRNGQPEDAERKDGKASETRNQKNESFDTEVEKKEKPKLKPSIKPKGKSSKAGEEGRDSSDEEYTVEKILAKRFNPKKRCSEYLLKWEGYGHEHNTWEPAEHVATCKHLLEEFERNLAKQKELKAAQQQANSKAAGRGSHLAHKTVIKAEAKPGPSTAVHVGRPMRSSKSKAMDQVKQWCGSMKDEDNDLLGKRRMDYSESDSEDGGSSAAKRAKGDTGSDEDWTGESEEERLLGRSDVIQRAFNRANAQSNGSNRASGSSSDLATSLGLQSPEGAKSNQPPVLVANAKGVVKVDPKQMPNLTSGVYVMSRKDGIIKLDSSPSGKLSVKGSPTTQGVLMVQNRDNTNVVRKQVISASQSNSVTPVKVVSKMDGSQVVTQMKVVSKPVTTKTGGQRGADGRPLLPRPPLRATTPTSVLGIGSTIRTPVRAPAPRQVQSQQARQVLQKRTTTVTTQSNSVSPGNVTQIRPKFTVLSPQPKQVIKSGTSPVQQVKQPPKTPVGKPQSLLSPQQKLLMAKRKAQEAAGIIKPGGRGLLAGARATAGRGRGKLAETPTAATVPGSKQKESKLAEGDGLHMEFHEVGSEESSSEGEPELPPPEGDTIATTEPDSPPRPFTLCPLTGRIIGPDGEPVEQPAEPEPEPEPTTPLSTVKTTTTTSESIDVTATATTTELVLPSLDSLTEAGGIMRVEMSPGGTTGTIVQTSEPAQINLTNVSVPAPDLPCLDDTAPAVATPATTTATPLTEATSSSESSIAAGLTTATVTSTSTIAIASTDVTKSEEKLSEERKVAEDASNLVTITGEDGVVYQVAGQAEDGQTLLVTRDADGEQQCVYVTTEQQGDDGSVLTLDHAVAEAVAQLIPDQVNLASQFYVKESGTEPTENPMVMSIMDNTNATDVTEGQEDGDGHGQVVAQVVQAEEPTPGGTRRVVLLLPDGNLMMTEVTEEQYAALGLGK; encoded by the exons ATGGAGGGAGGTGATGGCCCTTCGGCCATAAGTAGTAATCCTACTGCTATTAAAG CTGCACAAGAAGAGATGGGAAGATTGGATGTTCTTGTGTGTGGTCAGTGCCATTCagtttttcatttcattgaAGAATTTCAAGAGCATCGTACAAAAGAAGGCGCTTGTACTCAAGTTTCACATTTTCGTGAAAATAGCAAT AATGAGCAAAAAGCACAAGTGTGGGCCTTTCTTTTATGGAAAGATTCACAAATCCAGCAGGAAGGGTCAGACAAGGACTCAACAAATTCATGGAAACTTTATCAGAAATGGTGTAAAATGGATACGCATATAAGAGATTCTTGGATTGCAGCTGGAAAAACCATTCAAACGTTTACCAAAATCAGTAATGCAAAAATGCAGGATGCACCAAGACAGAATCAAATAAGTACCAATGCAGAAG GAAAATCTGTCGTTGTACGTAAAGTTATTCGCAATGGACAGCCGGAGGATGCTGAAAGGAAAGACGGTAAAGCTTCAGAAACAAGGAATCAGAAAAACGAGTCTTTCGATACTGAAGTAGAAAAGAAGGAGAAGCCAAAATTGAAACCTTCTATAAAACCCAAG GGTAAATCTAGTAAAGCCGGCGAAGAGGGCAGAGATTCGAGTGATGAAGAATATACGGTAGAAAAAATTTTAGCGAAACGTTTCAATCCGAAAAAGAGATGTTCcgagtatttattaaaatggGAGGGTTATGGACA CGAACATAATACATGGGAACCTGCTGAGCATGTAGCTACATGTAAACATTTGTTAGAAGAATTTGAAAGAAATCTTGCTAAGCAGAAGGAATTAAAAGCAGCTCAACAGCAGGCTAATTCAAAAGCAGCAGGACGAGGAAGTCATCTTGCTCATAAAACTGTTATAAAAGCAGAAGCTAAACCTGGACCAAGTACTGCAGTTCATGTAGG GCGACCAATGCGTTCAAGTAAATCAAAAGCAATGGATCAAGTAAAGCAATGGTGCGGTTCAATGAAAGACGAGGACAATGATT taTTAGGGAAAAGAAGAATGGATTATTCCGAGAGTGATTCTGAGGACGGAGGCAGCAGTGCTGCAAAACGAGCAAAAGGTGACACTGGTAGCGACGAAGATTGGACCGGAGAGTCCGAGGAGGAGAGATTATTAGGCCGAAGCGACGTGATCCAGCGCGCATTTAATCGCGCCAATGCTCAGTCAAACGGTTCTAACAGAGCAAGTGGTTCGTCTTCAGATCTTGCGACTTCTTTGGGACTTCAGTCTCCCGAAGGGGCGAAATCTAATCAACCGCCAGTTTTAGTTGCGAACGCTAAAGGTGTGGTTAAAGTAGACCCGAAGCAAATGCCAAACTTAACGTCTGGCGTGTACGTAATGTCTCGTAAAGATGGGATCATCAAATTGGATTCATCCCCTAGCGGGAAATTATCCGTAAAAGGTTCGCCGACTACCCAAGGTGTTCTGATGGTTCAAAATCGGGATAATACTAACGTAGTGAGGAAGCAAGTAATATCCGCATCGCAGTCAAATTCTGTAACACCTGTAAAGGTGGTATCTAAGATGGATGGAAGTCAAGTAGTAACCCAGATGAAAGTAGTTTCTAAGCCGGTTACAACTAAAACAGGAG GCCAACGCGGTGCGGACGGTCGTCCATTGTTACCGAGACCTCCGCTGCGCGCGACGACACCCACTAGCGTACTCGGAATCGGATCTACAATTCGCACACCTGTCAGGGCGCCAGCCCCGAGACAAGTTCAGTCCCAGCAAGCTCGTCAGGTGCTACAAAAACGTACAACAACTGTAACCACCCAAAGTAATTCGGTGAGTCCTGGAAATGTTACTCAGATTAGACCGAAGTTTACGGTGCTTAGTCCACAGCCGAAGCAAGTGATAAAGTCTGGAACTAGTCCAGTGCAACAGGTTAAACAGCCGCCGAAAACACCAGTTGGTAAGCCACAGTCATTATTATCTCCGCAACAAAAGTTATTAATGGCTAAAAGGAAAGCTCAAGAAGCAGCGGGTATCATTAAACCAGGTGGCCGTGGCCTCCTAGCAGGTGCTCGTGCTACCGCTGGACGAGGTAGAGGGAAATTGGCTGAAACACCAACCGCAGCTACCGTGCCGGGAAGCAAACAGAAAGAAAGTAAATTGGCGGAGGGCGATGGGCTTCACATGGAATTCCACGAGGTAGGCTCCGAAGAGAGTAGCAGCGAGGGTGAACCGGAACTTCCACCTCCGGAGGGCGATACCATAGCCACTACGGAACCGGACAGTCCACCCAGGCCGTTCACTTTGTGCCCACTGACCGGACGCATCATCGGTCCGGATGGTGAACCAGTCGAGCAACCAGCTGAGCCAGAACCCGAACCGGAACCCACCACGCCGTTGTCCACCGTCAAAACGACTACCACCACATCCGAGAGTATAGACGTTACTGCTACCGCTACCACGACAGAATTGGTGCTACCTTCCCTTGATTCTCTTACAGAGGCTGGTGGAATCATGAGAGTCGAAATGAGTCCTGGCGGAACAACAGGCACGATCGTTCAGACGAGCGAACCAGCCCAAATCAACTTAACCAACGTCTCTGTCCCAGCTCCGGATCTTCCTTGCTTGGACGATACCGCTCCTGCCGTGGCTACTCCGGCTACCACCACCGCAACACCTTTGACAGAGGCTACATCGAGCAGCGAATCGTCGATCGCTGCTGGCTTGACAACAGCCACGGTTACATCGACTAGCACGATAGCGATCGCGTCCACCGATGTAACTAAATCCGAAGAGAAACTGTCGGAGGAGAGGAAGGTAGCGGAAGACGCGTCCAACTTGGTAACGATAACCGGCGAGGACGGTGTTGTTTATCAAGTGGCGGGCCAAGCCGAGGATGGTCAAACGTTGTTAGTCACTCGTGACGCTGATGGCGAACAACAATGCGTGTACGTTACCACTGAACAACAAGGTGACGACGGATCTGTATTGACGTTGGACCATGCAGTGGCGGAAGCTGTGGCTCAGCTGATACCTGATCAGGTAAACCTGGCCTCACAGTTTTATGTAAAGGAGAGTGGAACGGAGCCTACTGAAAATCCGATGGTTATGTCTATCATGGATAACACGAACGCTACCGACGTGACCGAAGGGCAAGAGGATGGCGACGGTCATGGGCAAGTCGTAGCTCAGGTCGTACAAGCGGAAGAACCTACTCCAG GCGGTACCAGAAGAGTGGTTCTCCTTTTACCTGACGGGAACCTGATGATGACCGAAGTGACGGAAGAACAGTATGCTGCGCTCGGACTAGGCAAGTGA
- the LOC114871154 gene encoding uncharacterized protein LOC114871154 isoform X1 — MEGGDGPSAISSNPTAIKAAQEEMGRLDVLVCGQCHSVFHFIEEFQEHRTKEGACTQVSHFRENSNNEQKAQVWAFLLWKDSQIQQEGSDKDSTNSWKLYQKWCKMDTHIRDSWIAAGKTIQTFTKISNAKMQDAPRQNQISTNAEGKSVVVRKVIRNGQPEDAERKDGKASETRNQKNESFDTEVEKKEKPKLKPSIKPKGKSSKAGEEGRDSSDEEYTVEKILAKRFNPKKRCSEYLLKWEGYGHEHNTWEPAEHVATCKHLLEEFERNLAKQKELKAAQQQANSKAAGRGSHLAHKTVIKAEAKPGPSTAVHVGRPMRSSKSKAMDQVKQWCGSMKDEDNDLLGKRRMDYSESDSEDGGSSAAKRAKGDTGSDEDWTGESEEERLLGRSDVIQRAFNRANAQSNGSNRASGSSSDLATSLGLQSPEGAKSNQPPVLVANAKGVVKVDPKQMPNLTSGVYVMSRKDGIIKLDSSPSGKLSVKGSPTTQGVLMVQNRDNTNVVRKQVISASQSNSVTPVKVVSKMDGSQVVTQMKVVSKPVTTKTGGTQKTEPIKIQPKPDPTQLPQIHVVTAVPAPITLQPRLSTGIRPGPVTGQRGADGRPLLPRPPLRATTPTSVLGIGSTIRTPVRAPAPRQVQSQQARQVLQKRTTTVTTQSNSVSPGNVTQIRPKFTVLSPQPKQVIKSGTSPVQQVKQPPKTPVGKPQSLLSPQQKLLMAKRKAQEAAGIIKPGGRGLLAGARATAGRGRGKLAETPTAATVPGSKQKESKLAEGDGLHMEFHEVGSEESSSEGEPELPPPEGDTIATTEPDSPPRPFTLCPLTGRIIGPDGEPVEQPAEPEPEPEPTTPLSTVKTTTTTSESIDVTATATTTELVLPSLDSLTEAGGIMRVEMSPGGTTGTIVQTSEPAQINLTNVSVPAPDLPCLDDTAPAVATPATTTATPLTEATSSSESSIAAGLTTATVTSTSTIAIASTDVTKSEEKLSEERKVAEDASNLVTITGEDGVVYQVAGQAEDGQTLLVTRDADGEQQCVYVTTEQQGDDGSVLTLDHAVAEAVAQLIPDQVNLASQFYVKESGTEPTENPMVMSIMDNTNATDVTEGQEDGDGHGQVVAQVVQAEEPTPGGTRRVVLLLPDGNLMMTEVTEEQYAALGLGK; from the exons ATGGAGGGAGGTGATGGCCCTTCGGCCATAAGTAGTAATCCTACTGCTATTAAAG CTGCACAAGAAGAGATGGGAAGATTGGATGTTCTTGTGTGTGGTCAGTGCCATTCagtttttcatttcattgaAGAATTTCAAGAGCATCGTACAAAAGAAGGCGCTTGTACTCAAGTTTCACATTTTCGTGAAAATAGCAAT AATGAGCAAAAAGCACAAGTGTGGGCCTTTCTTTTATGGAAAGATTCACAAATCCAGCAGGAAGGGTCAGACAAGGACTCAACAAATTCATGGAAACTTTATCAGAAATGGTGTAAAATGGATACGCATATAAGAGATTCTTGGATTGCAGCTGGAAAAACCATTCAAACGTTTACCAAAATCAGTAATGCAAAAATGCAGGATGCACCAAGACAGAATCAAATAAGTACCAATGCAGAAG GAAAATCTGTCGTTGTACGTAAAGTTATTCGCAATGGACAGCCGGAGGATGCTGAAAGGAAAGACGGTAAAGCTTCAGAAACAAGGAATCAGAAAAACGAGTCTTTCGATACTGAAGTAGAAAAGAAGGAGAAGCCAAAATTGAAACCTTCTATAAAACCCAAG GGTAAATCTAGTAAAGCCGGCGAAGAGGGCAGAGATTCGAGTGATGAAGAATATACGGTAGAAAAAATTTTAGCGAAACGTTTCAATCCGAAAAAGAGATGTTCcgagtatttattaaaatggGAGGGTTATGGACA CGAACATAATACATGGGAACCTGCTGAGCATGTAGCTACATGTAAACATTTGTTAGAAGAATTTGAAAGAAATCTTGCTAAGCAGAAGGAATTAAAAGCAGCTCAACAGCAGGCTAATTCAAAAGCAGCAGGACGAGGAAGTCATCTTGCTCATAAAACTGTTATAAAAGCAGAAGCTAAACCTGGACCAAGTACTGCAGTTCATGTAGG GCGACCAATGCGTTCAAGTAAATCAAAAGCAATGGATCAAGTAAAGCAATGGTGCGGTTCAATGAAAGACGAGGACAATGATT taTTAGGGAAAAGAAGAATGGATTATTCCGAGAGTGATTCTGAGGACGGAGGCAGCAGTGCTGCAAAACGAGCAAAAGGTGACACTGGTAGCGACGAAGATTGGACCGGAGAGTCCGAGGAGGAGAGATTATTAGGCCGAAGCGACGTGATCCAGCGCGCATTTAATCGCGCCAATGCTCAGTCAAACGGTTCTAACAGAGCAAGTGGTTCGTCTTCAGATCTTGCGACTTCTTTGGGACTTCAGTCTCCCGAAGGGGCGAAATCTAATCAACCGCCAGTTTTAGTTGCGAACGCTAAAGGTGTGGTTAAAGTAGACCCGAAGCAAATGCCAAACTTAACGTCTGGCGTGTACGTAATGTCTCGTAAAGATGGGATCATCAAATTGGATTCATCCCCTAGCGGGAAATTATCCGTAAAAGGTTCGCCGACTACCCAAGGTGTTCTGATGGTTCAAAATCGGGATAATACTAACGTAGTGAGGAAGCAAGTAATATCCGCATCGCAGTCAAATTCTGTAACACCTGTAAAGGTGGTATCTAAGATGGATGGAAGTCAAGTAGTAACCCAGATGAAAGTAGTTTCTAAGCCGGTTACAACTAAAACAGGAGGTACACAGAAAACAGAGCCTATAAAGATCCAGCCGAAACCAGATCCGACACAGTTACCGCAGATACATGTCGTGACCGCGGTGCCGGCTCCCATAACTTTGCAACCAAGACTAAGTACAGGAATACGTCCTGGACCTGTTACAGGCCAACGCGGTGCGGACGGTCGTCCATTGTTACCGAGACCTCCGCTGCGCGCGACGACACCCACTAGCGTACTCGGAATCGGATCTACAATTCGCACACCTGTCAGGGCGCCAGCCCCGAGACAAGTTCAGTCCCAGCAAGCTCGTCAGGTGCTACAAAAACGTACAACAACTGTAACCACCCAAAGTAATTCGGTGAGTCCTGGAAATGTTACTCAGATTAGACCGAAGTTTACGGTGCTTAGTCCACAGCCGAAGCAAGTGATAAAGTCTGGAACTAGTCCAGTGCAACAGGTTAAACAGCCGCCGAAAACACCAGTTGGTAAGCCACAGTCATTATTATCTCCGCAACAAAAGTTATTAATGGCTAAAAGGAAAGCTCAAGAAGCAGCGGGTATCATTAAACCAGGTGGCCGTGGCCTCCTAGCAGGTGCTCGTGCTACCGCTGGACGAGGTAGAGGGAAATTGGCTGAAACACCAACCGCAGCTACCGTGCCGGGAAGCAAACAGAAAGAAAGTAAATTGGCGGAGGGCGATGGGCTTCACATGGAATTCCACGAGGTAGGCTCCGAAGAGAGTAGCAGCGAGGGTGAACCGGAACTTCCACCTCCGGAGGGCGATACCATAGCCACTACGGAACCGGACAGTCCACCCAGGCCGTTCACTTTGTGCCCACTGACCGGACGCATCATCGGTCCGGATGGTGAACCAGTCGAGCAACCAGCTGAGCCAGAACCCGAACCGGAACCCACCACGCCGTTGTCCACCGTCAAAACGACTACCACCACATCCGAGAGTATAGACGTTACTGCTACCGCTACCACGACAGAATTGGTGCTACCTTCCCTTGATTCTCTTACAGAGGCTGGTGGAATCATGAGAGTCGAAATGAGTCCTGGCGGAACAACAGGCACGATCGTTCAGACGAGCGAACCAGCCCAAATCAACTTAACCAACGTCTCTGTCCCAGCTCCGGATCTTCCTTGCTTGGACGATACCGCTCCTGCCGTGGCTACTCCGGCTACCACCACCGCAACACCTTTGACAGAGGCTACATCGAGCAGCGAATCGTCGATCGCTGCTGGCTTGACAACAGCCACGGTTACATCGACTAGCACGATAGCGATCGCGTCCACCGATGTAACTAAATCCGAAGAGAAACTGTCGGAGGAGAGGAAGGTAGCGGAAGACGCGTCCAACTTGGTAACGATAACCGGCGAGGACGGTGTTGTTTATCAAGTGGCGGGCCAAGCCGAGGATGGTCAAACGTTGTTAGTCACTCGTGACGCTGATGGCGAACAACAATGCGTGTACGTTACCACTGAACAACAAGGTGACGACGGATCTGTATTGACGTTGGACCATGCAGTGGCGGAAGCTGTGGCTCAGCTGATACCTGATCAGGTAAACCTGGCCTCACAGTTTTATGTAAAGGAGAGTGGAACGGAGCCTACTGAAAATCCGATGGTTATGTCTATCATGGATAACACGAACGCTACCGACGTGACCGAAGGGCAAGAGGATGGCGACGGTCATGGGCAAGTCGTAGCTCAGGTCGTACAAGCGGAAGAACCTACTCCAG GCGGTACCAGAAGAGTGGTTCTCCTTTTACCTGACGGGAACCTGATGATGACCGAAGTGACGGAAGAACAGTATGCTGCGCTCGGACTAGGCAAGTGA
- the LOC114871154 gene encoding mucin-5AC isoform X2, translated as MEGGDGPSAISSNPTAIKAAQEEMGRLDVLVCGQCHSVFHFIEEFQEHRTKEGACTQVSHFRENSNNEQKAQVWAFLLWKDSQIQQEGSDKDSTNSWKLYQKWCKMDTHIRDSWIAAGKTIQTFTKISNAKMQDAPRQNQISTNAEGKSVVVRKVIRNGQPEDAERKDGKASETRNQKNESFDTEVEKKEKPKLKPSIKPKGKSSKAGEEGRDSSDEEYTVEKILAKRFNPKKRCSEYLLKWEGYGHEHNTWEPAEHVATCKHLLEEFERNLAKQKELKAAQQQANSKAAGRGSHLAHKTVIKAEAKPGPSTAVHVGRPMRSSKSKAMDQVKQWCGSMKDEDNDLLGKRRMDYSESDSEDGGSSAAKRAKGDTGSDEDWTGESEEERLLGRSDVIQRAFNRANAQSNGSNRASGSSSDLATSLGLQSPEGAKSNQPPVLVANAKGVVKVDPKQMPNLTSGVYVMSRKDGIIKLDSSPSGKLSVKGSPTTQGVLMVQNRDNTNVVRKQVISASQSNSVTPVKVVSKMDGSQVVTQMKVVSKPVTTKTGGTQKTEPIKIQPKPDPTQLPQIHVVTAVPAPITLQPRLSTGIRPGPVTGQRGADGRPLLPRPPLRATTPTSVLGIGSTIRTPVRAPAPRQVQSQQARQVLQKRTTTVTTQSNSVSPGNVTQIRPKFTVLSPQPKQVIKSGTSPVQQVKQPPKTPVGGRGLLAGARATAGRGRGKLAETPTAATVPGSKQKESKLAEGDGLHMEFHEVGSEESSSEGEPELPPPEGDTIATTEPDSPPRPFTLCPLTGRIIGPDGEPVEQPAEPEPEPEPTTPLSTVKTTTTTSESIDVTATATTTELVLPSLDSLTEAGGIMRVEMSPGGTTGTIVQTSEPAQINLTNVSVPAPDLPCLDDTAPAVATPATTTATPLTEATSSSESSIAAGLTTATVTSTSTIAIASTDVTKSEEKLSEERKVAEDASNLVTITGEDGVVYQVAGQAEDGQTLLVTRDADGEQQCVYVTTEQQGDDGSVLTLDHAVAEAVAQLIPDQVNLASQFYVKESGTEPTENPMVMSIMDNTNATDVTEGQEDGDGHGQVVAQVVQAEEPTPGGTRRVVLLLPDGNLMMTEVTEEQYAALGLGK; from the exons ATGGAGGGAGGTGATGGCCCTTCGGCCATAAGTAGTAATCCTACTGCTATTAAAG CTGCACAAGAAGAGATGGGAAGATTGGATGTTCTTGTGTGTGGTCAGTGCCATTCagtttttcatttcattgaAGAATTTCAAGAGCATCGTACAAAAGAAGGCGCTTGTACTCAAGTTTCACATTTTCGTGAAAATAGCAAT AATGAGCAAAAAGCACAAGTGTGGGCCTTTCTTTTATGGAAAGATTCACAAATCCAGCAGGAAGGGTCAGACAAGGACTCAACAAATTCATGGAAACTTTATCAGAAATGGTGTAAAATGGATACGCATATAAGAGATTCTTGGATTGCAGCTGGAAAAACCATTCAAACGTTTACCAAAATCAGTAATGCAAAAATGCAGGATGCACCAAGACAGAATCAAATAAGTACCAATGCAGAAG GAAAATCTGTCGTTGTACGTAAAGTTATTCGCAATGGACAGCCGGAGGATGCTGAAAGGAAAGACGGTAAAGCTTCAGAAACAAGGAATCAGAAAAACGAGTCTTTCGATACTGAAGTAGAAAAGAAGGAGAAGCCAAAATTGAAACCTTCTATAAAACCCAAG GGTAAATCTAGTAAAGCCGGCGAAGAGGGCAGAGATTCGAGTGATGAAGAATATACGGTAGAAAAAATTTTAGCGAAACGTTTCAATCCGAAAAAGAGATGTTCcgagtatttattaaaatggGAGGGTTATGGACA CGAACATAATACATGGGAACCTGCTGAGCATGTAGCTACATGTAAACATTTGTTAGAAGAATTTGAAAGAAATCTTGCTAAGCAGAAGGAATTAAAAGCAGCTCAACAGCAGGCTAATTCAAAAGCAGCAGGACGAGGAAGTCATCTTGCTCATAAAACTGTTATAAAAGCAGAAGCTAAACCTGGACCAAGTACTGCAGTTCATGTAGG GCGACCAATGCGTTCAAGTAAATCAAAAGCAATGGATCAAGTAAAGCAATGGTGCGGTTCAATGAAAGACGAGGACAATGATT taTTAGGGAAAAGAAGAATGGATTATTCCGAGAGTGATTCTGAGGACGGAGGCAGCAGTGCTGCAAAACGAGCAAAAGGTGACACTGGTAGCGACGAAGATTGGACCGGAGAGTCCGAGGAGGAGAGATTATTAGGCCGAAGCGACGTGATCCAGCGCGCATTTAATCGCGCCAATGCTCAGTCAAACGGTTCTAACAGAGCAAGTGGTTCGTCTTCAGATCTTGCGACTTCTTTGGGACTTCAGTCTCCCGAAGGGGCGAAATCTAATCAACCGCCAGTTTTAGTTGCGAACGCTAAAGGTGTGGTTAAAGTAGACCCGAAGCAAATGCCAAACTTAACGTCTGGCGTGTACGTAATGTCTCGTAAAGATGGGATCATCAAATTGGATTCATCCCCTAGCGGGAAATTATCCGTAAAAGGTTCGCCGACTACCCAAGGTGTTCTGATGGTTCAAAATCGGGATAATACTAACGTAGTGAGGAAGCAAGTAATATCCGCATCGCAGTCAAATTCTGTAACACCTGTAAAGGTGGTATCTAAGATGGATGGAAGTCAAGTAGTAACCCAGATGAAAGTAGTTTCTAAGCCGGTTACAACTAAAACAGGAGGTACACAGAAAACAGAGCCTATAAAGATCCAGCCGAAACCAGATCCGACACAGTTACCGCAGATACATGTCGTGACCGCGGTGCCGGCTCCCATAACTTTGCAACCAAGACTAAGTACAGGAATACGTCCTGGACCTGTTACAGGCCAACGCGGTGCGGACGGTCGTCCATTGTTACCGAGACCTCCGCTGCGCGCGACGACACCCACTAGCGTACTCGGAATCGGATCTACAATTCGCACACCTGTCAGGGCGCCAGCCCCGAGACAAGTTCAGTCCCAGCAAGCTCGTCAGGTGCTACAAAAACGTACAACAACTGTAACCACCCAAAGTAATTCGGTGAGTCCTGGAAATGTTACTCAGATTAGACCGAAGTTTACGGTGCTTAGTCCACAGCCGAAGCAAGTGATAAAGTCTGGAACTAGTCCAGTGCAACAGGTTAAACAGCCGCCGAAAACACCAGTTG GTGGCCGTGGCCTCCTAGCAGGTGCTCGTGCTACCGCTGGACGAGGTAGAGGGAAATTGGCTGAAACACCAACCGCAGCTACCGTGCCGGGAAGCAAACAGAAAGAAAGTAAATTGGCGGAGGGCGATGGGCTTCACATGGAATTCCACGAGGTAGGCTCCGAAGAGAGTAGCAGCGAGGGTGAACCGGAACTTCCACCTCCGGAGGGCGATACCATAGCCACTACGGAACCGGACAGTCCACCCAGGCCGTTCACTTTGTGCCCACTGACCGGACGCATCATCGGTCCGGATGGTGAACCAGTCGAGCAACCAGCTGAGCCAGAACCCGAACCGGAACCCACCACGCCGTTGTCCACCGTCAAAACGACTACCACCACATCCGAGAGTATAGACGTTACTGCTACCGCTACCACGACAGAATTGGTGCTACCTTCCCTTGATTCTCTTACAGAGGCTGGTGGAATCATGAGAGTCGAAATGAGTCCTGGCGGAACAACAGGCACGATCGTTCAGACGAGCGAACCAGCCCAAATCAACTTAACCAACGTCTCTGTCCCAGCTCCGGATCTTCCTTGCTTGGACGATACCGCTCCTGCCGTGGCTACTCCGGCTACCACCACCGCAACACCTTTGACAGAGGCTACATCGAGCAGCGAATCGTCGATCGCTGCTGGCTTGACAACAGCCACGGTTACATCGACTAGCACGATAGCGATCGCGTCCACCGATGTAACTAAATCCGAAGAGAAACTGTCGGAGGAGAGGAAGGTAGCGGAAGACGCGTCCAACTTGGTAACGATAACCGGCGAGGACGGTGTTGTTTATCAAGTGGCGGGCCAAGCCGAGGATGGTCAAACGTTGTTAGTCACTCGTGACGCTGATGGCGAACAACAATGCGTGTACGTTACCACTGAACAACAAGGTGACGACGGATCTGTATTGACGTTGGACCATGCAGTGGCGGAAGCTGTGGCTCAGCTGATACCTGATCAGGTAAACCTGGCCTCACAGTTTTATGTAAAGGAGAGTGGAACGGAGCCTACTGAAAATCCGATGGTTATGTCTATCATGGATAACACGAACGCTACCGACGTGACCGAAGGGCAAGAGGATGGCGACGGTCATGGGCAAGTCGTAGCTCAGGTCGTACAAGCGGAAGAACCTACTCCAG GCGGTACCAGAAGAGTGGTTCTCCTTTTACCTGACGGGAACCTGATGATGACCGAAGTGACGGAAGAACAGTATGCTGCGCTCGGACTAGGCAAGTGA